From the Candidatus Hydrogenedentota bacterium genome, one window contains:
- a CDS encoding PTS sugar transporter subunit IIA, with translation MVLSKYIAKNCIVTEIAAANKSDAIKELTHLLFEKKKMKGMGEALDQVVAREVTESTGIGRGIAVPHARVTGIKQLVCAVGRVPAGLEFMSVDRKPVQLIFLIFYPPAQQTTYLNFVATVIKVLRDPKNMAAMMAAKTADDMCDILETASKSLNDNPESASAKLDADPAIAHTPDAHADLVLLARMQLYGEMLATAKTGKSELKQRIDKIRSLVDPRLLRHYDRLMKSQPPALVPVEGDTCQGCFMRLPSKFAQQVRQDSAHIHTCANCSRFIYVL, from the coding sequence ATGGTATTAAGCAAGTACATCGCGAAGAACTGCATAGTGACTGAAATCGCCGCCGCAAACAAATCGGATGCCATCAAGGAATTGACGCATCTGCTGTTCGAGAAGAAAAAGATGAAAGGCATGGGGGAAGCGCTCGACCAAGTGGTCGCACGGGAGGTGACGGAGAGCACGGGCATTGGGCGCGGGATTGCGGTGCCGCATGCCCGGGTGACGGGCATCAAGCAACTCGTGTGCGCGGTGGGGCGCGTGCCGGCCGGCCTCGAATTCATGTCCGTGGACCGCAAGCCGGTTCAACTTATCTTTCTCATCTTCTATCCCCCGGCGCAGCAGACGACCTATCTGAATTTTGTGGCCACCGTCATCAAAGTCTTGAGAGATCCGAAAAATATGGCCGCCATGATGGCGGCGAAAACAGCGGACGACATGTGCGACATTCTCGAAACGGCCTCGAAGTCGCTAAACGACAATCCCGAATCGGCCTCGGCCAAACTGGACGCGGATCCGGCCATTGCGCACACGCCCGACGCGCACGCCGATCTTGTTTTGCTGGCGCGAATGCAGTTGTACGGGGAAATGCTGGCCACGGCGAAAACGGGCAAGAGTGAATTGAAACAACGGATTGACAAGATCCGATCGCTGGTGGATCCGCGCCTCCTGCGCCATTACGATCGACTGATGAAAAGCCAGCCGCCCGCCCTAGTGCCCGTCGAGGGCGACACATGCCAAGGGTGTTTCATGCGGCTTCCGTCGAAGTTCGCGCAACAGGTGCGCCAGGATTCCGCGCACATCCATACCTGCGCGAATTGCAGCCGCTTTATCTACGTGCTCTGA
- a CDS encoding formylglycine-generating enzyme family protein yields MARGYLRATLWVLMMAAAAFVLTGCPAGYERSYAGISFVWCPAGTFYMGSIEGRDDELPVHRVKISKGFWLSRYEITQDLWQGIMGKNPSRFTGDPRLPVENVSWKEVVSFIGELNRRYPDKIFRLPTEAEWEYACRAGSEREYGFGDNAAQLPDFAWFKENAEGKTHVVGRKNPNAWGLYDMHGNVAEWVSDRYGEYPYEGGTVTDPMGPETGSNRVYRGGSWYHDAPQCRAAARQRDGMDKRDSVIGFRLVME; encoded by the coding sequence ATGGCCAGGGGATATTTGCGAGCGACGCTATGGGTGTTGATGATGGCCGCGGCGGCTTTCGTGTTGACGGGATGTCCTGCGGGGTACGAGCGCTCGTATGCCGGCATTTCTTTCGTTTGGTGTCCGGCCGGGACATTCTACATGGGCAGTATCGAAGGCCGGGATGACGAGTTGCCCGTCCACCGCGTAAAGATATCGAAAGGTTTCTGGTTGTCGCGATACGAGATCACACAGGATTTATGGCAGGGGATCATGGGCAAGAATCCGTCGCGTTTCACGGGCGATCCGCGGCTGCCGGTCGAAAACGTCTCGTGGAAAGAAGTCGTGTCGTTTATCGGCGAGTTGAACCGCCGGTATCCGGACAAGATATTCCGCCTGCCGACGGAAGCCGAATGGGAATACGCGTGCCGCGCGGGCAGCGAGCGCGAGTACGGTTTCGGCGACAACGCCGCGCAATTGCCGGACTTTGCGTGGTTCAAGGAAAACGCGGAGGGCAAAACCCATGTCGTCGGGCGCAAGAACCCCAATGCTTGGGGCCTGTACGACATGCACGGCAATGTCGCCGAGTGGGTGAGCGACCGCTACGGCGAATACCCCTATGAAGGCGGAACCGTTACGGATCCGATGGGACCGGAAACGGGTTCCAACCGCGTGTATCGCGGGGGAAGTTGGTACCACGATGCACCGCAATGCCGTGCCGCCGCCCGCCAGCGTGACGGAATGGATAAGCGCGACAGCGTGATCGGTTTCCGCCTCGTGATGGAATAA
- a CDS encoding MFS transporter has translation MVRRTQIILFFGGVACMAMATGVHDSIFNNFLSDTFAMSAEARGWLELPRETPGFLVFLTAGLLAALPVTRVGVVGAATFGAGMLGLGLIGHHFGWMMAAMLVGSTGLHLLQPVGSSIAIGLSDDTKRGRRMGQMGAVDTVAAVLGTGLVWLTFDKASPQYRTGFFIAAALGAMACVFYSMMHVPHLHKPRARMVVRRKYWLYYLLELVFGARKQIFITFGPWVLIKVYGEPAAAIAGLLMIAALIGIVFKPLAGMAVDRFGERAVMMADGISLIFVCIGYGYAMRITSNPEQARLLACGCFIADNLLFALGSARAIYVSRLAESPQELTSTLAVGISVNHIISMTIPAVAGAIWIGFGYERVFACAAMLALGHALLATLVPGRSKRRPIP, from the coding sequence GTGGTCCGGCGTACCCAAATTATTTTGTTCTTCGGTGGCGTGGCCTGCATGGCCATGGCGACCGGCGTCCATGACAGCATTTTCAACAATTTCCTGTCGGACACATTTGCCATGTCGGCGGAGGCGCGGGGCTGGCTCGAATTGCCGCGCGAGACCCCGGGTTTCCTGGTTTTTCTGACAGCGGGTCTGCTGGCGGCCCTGCCGGTTACACGGGTCGGCGTGGTCGGCGCCGCCACATTCGGGGCGGGCATGTTGGGACTTGGACTCATCGGCCACCATTTCGGATGGATGATGGCGGCGATGCTGGTCGGCAGCACCGGGCTGCATCTGTTGCAACCCGTCGGATCCTCCATCGCCATCGGTTTGAGCGATGACACAAAACGCGGACGCCGCATGGGGCAGATGGGCGCGGTGGACACCGTGGCGGCCGTGTTGGGCACGGGGCTGGTCTGGCTGACCTTCGACAAGGCCTCGCCACAGTACCGGACCGGTTTTTTCATCGCGGCGGCGCTTGGCGCGATGGCCTGCGTGTTCTACTCCATGATGCACGTGCCCCATCTGCACAAACCCCGCGCAAGGATGGTCGTCCGCCGAAAATACTGGCTTTACTACTTGCTTGAACTGGTCTTCGGCGCGCGCAAACAAATCTTCATCACCTTCGGCCCGTGGGTATTGATCAAGGTCTACGGCGAACCGGCGGCCGCCATCGCGGGACTGCTCATGATCGCGGCGCTGATTGGCATCGTGTTCAAGCCGCTGGCCGGCATGGCCGTGGACCGTTTCGGCGAACGCGCGGTCATGATGGCCGACGGCATCTCGCTCATCTTCGTGTGCATCGGCTACGGTTACGCCATGCGAATCACGTCGAATCCCGAACAGGCGCGCCTGCTGGCCTGCGGATGCTTCATCGCCGACAACCTGCTCTTCGCGCTCGGCAGCGCACGCGCGATCTACGTTTCACGACTTGCCGAATCGCCCCAGGAATTGACCTCGACACTCGCCGTCGGCATTTCCGTCAATCACATCATCTCGATGACGATTCCCGCCGTGGCCGGCGCGATTTGGATCGGATTCGGTTACGAACGCGTGTTCGCGTGCGCCGCCATGCTCGCGCTGGGACACGCGTTGCTGGCCACGCTCGTGCCGGGACGAAGCAAAAGACGGCCAATCCCATGA
- a CDS encoding FAD:protein FMN transferase → MSDTVHRFSHQAMASPWEILVAYDDAIYAGQAAQAAFEEVDRIEREISRFVATSDVAQINNLAPGVWARVGEHAIECLKAAERAHADTGGAFDVTIGPLLACWRNPDRSPRTPSDAEWAAARARTGMRLIEVDMQERRVRVHAAGIQVDLGGIGKGYAIDRAAEILKEWDIGSGLINAGDSSVYGYGRQPGQDGWPVGVGGVGEETAAPYRLLLRGQSLSGSGVQVRGRHIMDPRTGRPAPGKRAVWALHPSATTADALSTAFFVMKPEEVAAYCRLHADTSAMLVLEGGDERLQYGTWTLCAAR, encoded by the coding sequence GTGAGTGATACCGTGCATCGTTTTTCGCATCAGGCCATGGCGTCACCTTGGGAAATCCTTGTGGCCTACGACGACGCCATTTACGCCGGTCAAGCGGCGCAGGCCGCGTTTGAAGAAGTGGACCGCATCGAACGCGAGATCAGCCGGTTCGTGGCGACGAGCGACGTTGCCCAGATCAACAATCTTGCGCCGGGGGTATGGGCACGCGTCGGCGAACATGCCATCGAATGCCTCAAGGCGGCCGAGAGAGCCCATGCGGACACCGGCGGCGCATTCGATGTGACAATAGGTCCCCTGTTGGCCTGCTGGCGCAATCCGGATCGGTCTCCGCGAACACCTTCGGATGCGGAATGGGCCGCGGCGCGCGCTCGGACGGGCATGCGCCTGATTGAAGTGGACATGCAGGAACGGCGTGTGCGCGTACATGCGGCCGGGATTCAAGTGGATCTTGGCGGGATTGGAAAGGGATACGCCATTGATCGGGCCGCCGAAATTTTAAAAGAATGGGACATCGGATCCGGACTGATTAATGCCGGCGACAGTAGCGTGTACGGATACGGCCGCCAGCCGGGACAGGACGGATGGCCCGTCGGCGTTGGCGGCGTGGGCGAGGAAACCGCCGCCCCGTACCGCCTGCTGCTGCGTGGCCAATCGTTGAGCGGTTCCGGCGTGCAGGTGCGCGGACGCCATATCATGGATCCCCGCACGGGGCGCCCCGCGCCGGGCAAGCGCGCGGTCTGGGCGTTGCATCCGTCGGCGACGACGGCCGATGCGCTGTCAACGGCGTTCTTTGTGATGAAACCCGAAGAAGTGGCCGCCTATTGCAGGCTTCATGCCGACACCAGCGCGATGCTTGTGCTGGAAGGCGGTGATGAACGGCTGCAATACGGGACATGGACCTTATGCGCGGCCCGGTGA
- a CDS encoding tetratricopeptide repeat protein, which translates to MKRRFLINTEKWIYPLLAVLTVAVFSPVFQADFVNYDDDFYYTANTQVRAPLSFQTVRWAFTTVYFNNWHPLTWLSHAVDHHFFGLNPRGPHLVNLALHVLNSFLVFGLFRTAAAGKARTTAAAWLLAALFAVHPLHVESVAWISERKDLLGGFFGLLAVRVYLAYVRRPSPGAYAGVAACMLLSLMSKSMLVTLPLLLLFMDYWPLGRKKGWLPVLEKLPLLILSLCFSAVAMSLKTEQTESAWNRLLYVPIAYVRYLHKTFWPVDLAVYYPFPSSPISPYWLFLCMGGLAAVTGLAFALRSRHPYMLVGWLWFATALAPASGAIQIGGHCMADRYMYLPLIGILMMTAWPLAHAPRRAVALGTGAAVVFVCAVLGLAQARTWRDSVSLWEQAIRAAGSNGRAEYNLGNAWLARGEWDKAAACYARALALDETDLDAITNLGIVAVRKEQFDDAERWFRRSLEINPEDPRANQEMDRLAKLRVNRGIALAEQGRFDEADGELRAALALRPHSADAHFNLANVLLRKGDFQAAAGEFAAVLAINPDDAGAHYALGLALVRLGRAPEALAHFHEALRLRPDDAEILRQIKALQP; encoded by the coding sequence ATGAAAAGACGTTTTTTGATCAACACGGAAAAATGGATATATCCACTGCTTGCGGTGTTGACGGTTGCGGTGTTTTCACCGGTGTTTCAGGCGGATTTTGTCAATTACGACGACGATTTCTACTACACGGCCAACACCCAAGTGCGCGCCCCGCTGTCGTTTCAAACCGTGCGCTGGGCCTTTACGACCGTTTATTTCAACAACTGGCATCCGCTGACGTGGCTTTCCCACGCGGTCGATCATCACTTTTTCGGACTGAATCCACGCGGCCCCCACCTGGTCAATCTGGCGCTGCACGTGCTGAACTCGTTTCTGGTGTTTGGCCTTTTTCGGACAGCCGCCGCCGGAAAGGCCCGCACAACGGCCGCGGCGTGGCTGCTGGCGGCGCTTTTTGCGGTGCATCCCCTGCATGTCGAGTCGGTGGCGTGGATTTCGGAACGCAAGGATCTGCTGGGCGGTTTCTTTGGTCTGTTGGCCGTGCGCGTGTATTTGGCCTATGTCCGACGGCCTTCCCCCGGCGCTTATGCGGGCGTCGCGGCGTGCATGTTGTTGAGCCTGATGTCGAAATCCATGCTGGTGACCCTGCCGTTGCTGTTGCTGTTCATGGATTACTGGCCGCTGGGACGGAAAAAGGGATGGCTGCCGGTGCTGGAAAAACTCCCGCTCCTGATCCTGTCGTTGTGTTTCAGTGCGGTGGCCATGTCGCTCAAAACAGAACAAACGGAATCGGCATGGAACCGTCTCCTGTATGTGCCGATCGCGTACGTCCGGTATCTTCACAAGACTTTTTGGCCGGTGGACCTCGCCGTTTACTACCCGTTTCCCTCGTCGCCGATATCGCCGTACTGGTTGTTCTTGTGCATGGGGGGATTGGCGGCCGTCACCGGGCTGGCCTTTGCGCTGCGTTCCCGGCATCCGTACATGCTGGTCGGCTGGCTTTGGTTTGCAACCGCGTTGGCGCCGGCCAGCGGGGCGATTCAGATCGGCGGACATTGCATGGCGGACCGGTATATGTACCTTCCACTGATCGGCATTCTGATGATGACGGCCTGGCCGCTGGCTCATGCGCCGAGGCGCGCGGTTGCGCTGGGAACCGGAGCGGCCGTGGTGTTTGTCTGCGCCGTGTTGGGATTGGCCCAGGCGCGGACATGGCGCGACAGCGTTTCCCTGTGGGAACAGGCGATTCGCGCCGCCGGATCGAACGGGCGCGCGGAATACAACCTCGGCAACGCGTGGCTCGCGCGCGGCGAATGGGACAAGGCGGCGGCCTGCTACGCACGGGCGCTGGCGTTGGATGAAACGGACCTCGACGCGATTACGAATCTTGGAATCGTCGCCGTGCGAAAGGAACAATTCGACGATGCCGAGCGCTGGTTTCGCCGATCGCTTGAAATCAACCCGGAAGACCCGCGCGCCAATCAAGAGATGGACCGTCTGGCGAAACTGCGCGTCAATCGCGGCATTGCGCTCGCGGAACAGGGGCGGTTCGACGAAGCCGACGGGGAATTGCGCGCGGCGCTGGCGCTACGGCCCCATTCCGCCGATGCGCATTTCAACTTGGCGAACGTGTTGTTGCGCAAGGGTGACTTTCAAGCGGCGGCCGGCGAATTTGCCGCCGTGCTGGCTATCAATCCGGACGATGCCGGCGCCCATTACGCCCTCGGTCTTGCGCTGGTACGCCTTGGACGCGCTCCGGAGGCCTTGGCGCATTTTCATGAGGCCCTTCGCCTGCGTCCCGACGATGCCGAAATCCTTCGACAGATCAAGGCCTTGCAGCCATAG
- a CDS encoding TIGR03663 family protein, with amino-acid sequence MFIAKNSVWFTCVLALIAAGALAFRLYRLDQRPMHTDEAVHTAKAGELLETGRYVYDPHEYHGPTIYYAALPFLWAGGARTLAGASEWMFRVVPVIFGVGLILLFAGLANGIGRGAALAAAALTALSPAMVFYSRYYIQEVPFVFFGAGLIVSGWRYALSRRPAWALCAGVCAGLMAATKETCILAWAAMGGGLAVVALLERPKAALARAWLADLSWRHVAWAALAAFVVAETVISGFWTNPRGALDLLVTHFHYMNRTAEVRLHDQPWHYYLKMLAYTKYGPGPWWSEGLILGLAAVGGVMAWRRPNDSSPDARLRRFIAAYTVLLAAVYSAIPYKTPWCLLGFLHGMIALAGIGAAGLVRAMPHVALRGAVAAALALAACQLGAQAQRACFTFDADPRNPYVYGHTSRNLLRLVERCEDIARVAPEGRHLLIKVLTLDSWPLPWYLRAFDRVGYWPGPVDDPDAAIVITSAENQEIVEGRLKGKYLTELYGLRPEVLIAAYIRQDLWDAFMKEQLSGP; translated from the coding sequence ATGTTCATCGCAAAAAATTCGGTGTGGTTTACCTGTGTGCTGGCCCTGATTGCCGCGGGCGCGCTGGCGTTTCGTCTGTACCGGCTGGATCAGCGTCCGATGCACACGGACGAGGCAGTGCATACGGCGAAAGCCGGCGAACTGCTCGAAACGGGCCGGTACGTTTACGATCCCCACGAATATCACGGACCCACCATCTACTATGCGGCATTGCCCTTCCTTTGGGCAGGCGGCGCGCGAACTTTGGCGGGGGCAAGCGAATGGATGTTCCGTGTCGTTCCCGTGATCTTCGGCGTGGGATTGATTCTGCTGTTTGCGGGCCTGGCGAACGGCATCGGGCGTGGGGCGGCGCTGGCGGCCGCCGCTTTGACGGCCCTTTCGCCGGCCATGGTTTTTTACAGCCGTTATTATATTCAAGAAGTGCCCTTCGTGTTCTTTGGGGCGGGATTGATCGTGTCGGGTTGGCGGTACGCGCTGTCGCGCCGTCCGGCTTGGGCGCTGTGCGCGGGCGTGTGCGCCGGCCTGATGGCGGCGACGAAGGAAACGTGCATCCTGGCATGGGCGGCCATGGGCGGCGGGCTGGCCGTCGTGGCCCTGCTTGAGCGGCCAAAGGCGGCGCTGGCGCGGGCGTGGCTGGCGGATTTGTCGTGGCGGCATGTCGCATGGGCCGCGCTGGCCGCGTTCGTGGTGGCCGAAACCGTCATTTCGGGATTCTGGACAAATCCGCGGGGGGCGCTGGATTTGCTGGTGACGCATTTCCATTACATGAACCGCACCGCGGAAGTCCGGCTTCACGATCAGCCGTGGCACTATTACCTGAAAATGCTGGCTTATACGAAATACGGTCCCGGCCCCTGGTGGAGCGAAGGACTGATCCTCGGATTGGCGGCGGTCGGCGGCGTCATGGCGTGGCGGCGGCCGAACGATTCCTCTCCGGATGCGCGGCTCCGGCGATTCATTGCGGCGTACACGGTGCTGTTGGCGGCGGTCTACTCGGCGATTCCCTACAAGACGCCGTGGTGCCTGCTGGGATTTCTGCACGGGATGATCGCGCTGGCGGGAATCGGGGCGGCGGGACTCGTGCGCGCCATGCCGCATGTCGCGTTGAGGGGTGCGGTGGCGGCGGCGCTGGCGCTGGCCGCGTGCCAATTGGGCGCGCAGGCGCAGCGGGCCTGTTTCACGTTCGACGCCGATCCGCGCAATCCGTACGTTTACGGCCACACGTCGCGGAACCTCCTCCGCCTTGTCGAACGGTGCGAGGATATCGCGCGTGTCGCCCCGGAAGGACGGCATCTCCTGATCAAGGTTTTGACGCTGGATTCGTGGCCGCTGCCGTGGTACCTTCGCGCATTTGATCGGGTCGGGTACTGGCCCGGGCCGGTTGACGATCCCGATGCCGCCATTGTCATCACGTCCGCCGAAAATCAGGAAATCGTGGAAGGCCGGCTGAAAGGCAAATATCTGACGGAACTGTACGGATTGCGTCCGGAAGTCCTGATCGCCGCATACATCCGCCAGGATCTGTGGGACGCGTTCATGAAGGAACAACTATCGGGCCCGTAG
- a CDS encoding cyclic nucleotide-binding domain-containing protein, protein MIRDNVECETLAERIGLFEGLSAEDVAGILARGMTIRVGKGETVFHKGSYGSQLYVILSGRFAVRDGDKTIAMLRTGDTFGEMSVINREPRSASVEAIDDSRLFVLTETTFKHLLTKRISVQILLNIVRILSRRLREANKRIAPENMPDGGAEHAPGKKLKKTPSS, encoded by the coding sequence GTGATTCGGGACAACGTCGAATGTGAAACGCTGGCGGAACGAATCGGCCTGTTCGAGGGATTGAGCGCCGAGGATGTGGCTGGGATTCTGGCCCGCGGGATGACCATCCGGGTCGGCAAGGGCGAAACTGTGTTCCACAAGGGATCCTATGGCAGTCAGCTGTATGTGATCCTGTCGGGCCGTTTTGCGGTTCGCGACGGAGACAAGACGATTGCGATGCTGCGGACGGGCGACACGTTCGGGGAAATGTCCGTTATCAACCGGGAACCGCGCAGCGCCAGCGTCGAGGCGATCGACGACAGCCGCCTGTTTGTCCTAACCGAAACGACGTTCAAGCACCTGCTGACGAAACGCATATCCGTCCAGATACTCTTGAACATTGTGCGTATTTTGAGCCGGCGACTCCGCGAAGCAAACAAACGTATTGCGCCCGAAAACATGCCGGACGGCGGCGCCGAACACGCCCCGGGAAAAAAACTGAAAAAGACCCCTTCGTCATGA